Proteins from a single region of Pyrus communis chromosome 6, drPyrComm1.1, whole genome shotgun sequence:
- the LOC137736319 gene encoding uncharacterized protein gives MDRLSSAFSSGGYGDKDYDDQYDGQRKSGTEGHHRSGGYGDKDQDDQYGGGRKSATEGHHRSGGYGEKYQDDQYGGERKSVTEGHHRSGGYGDKYQDDEYGGERKSATEGHHRSGGYGDKYQDDEYGGERKSATEGHHRSGGYGDKYQDDEYGGERKSATEGHHRSGGYGDKYQDDEYGGERKSMTEGHYRSGGYGDKDQEDQYGGERKSAAEGHHGKQEGHYGKPGHAAPTTSELMSSAKIVAEAAKSSMNKGSGEKIDRARVSEAASNILSAAAHYGKLDEKEGLGSYVKRAEDMLHKYGGGGGGSGGGGSHYSSESHNSGGGGHYSSESHKYGEGKERRDDDENYPVSGEHETGKKHGKKDEDEEEEGGSGGFGDYLKMAQGFLKK, from the coding sequence ATGGATCGGCTTTCATCAGCTTTCTCTTCCGGAGGTTACGGGGACAAAGACTACGATGATCAATACGATGGCCAAAGAAAATCCGGGACCGAGGGTCACCACCGGTCCGGAGGTTACGGGGACAAAGACCAAGACGATCAATATGGTGGCGGGAGAAAATCCGCGACTGAGGGTCACCACCGATCTGGAGGTTACGGGGAGAAATACCAGGACGATCAATATGGCGGCGAGAGAAAATCTGTGACCGAGGGTCACCACCGGTCCGGAGGATACGGGGACAAATACCAGGACGATGAATATGGTGGCGAGAGAAAATCCGCGACTGAGGGTCACCACCGGTCCGGAGGATACGGGGACAAATACCAGGACGATGAATATGGTGGCGAGAGAAAATCCGCGACCGAGGGTCATCACCGGTCCGGAGGATACGGGGACAAATACCAGGACGATGAATATGGTGGCGAGAGAAAATCCGCGACCGAGGGTCACCACCGGTCCGGAGGATACGGCGACAAATACCAGGACGATGAATATGGTGGCGAGAGAAAATCCATGACTGAGGGTCACTACCGGTCGGGAGGTTATGGGGACAAAGACCAGGAAGATCAATATGGTGGCGAGAGAAAATCCGCGGCTGAGGGTCACCACGGGAAGCAGGAGGGCCACTACGGGAAACCGGGACATGCTGCACCGACGACGAGCGAGCTGATGTCGAGTGCCAAGATTGTGGCGGAAGCAGCCAAATCTTCGATGAACAAAGGCAGCGGGGAAAAGATCGACAGAGCTAGGGTTTCAGAGGCTGCTAGTAACATCCTAAGTGCTGCCGCGCACTATGGGAAGCTGGACGAGAAAGAAGGACTTGGGAGTTATGTTAAAAGGGCTGAGGATATGCTTCACAAGtacggcggcggcggcggcggaagCGGCGGAGGAGGAAGCCACTACTCTTCTGAGTCTCATAACTCTGGAGGAGGAGGCCACTACTCTTCCGAGTCTCATAAGTATGGTGAGGGGAAGGAGAGAAGAGACGATGATGAGAACTATCCGGTGAGCGGAGAGCATGAGACTGGGAAGAAACATGGTAAAAAGGATGAGGACGAGGAGGAAGAGGGTGGATCAGGTGGGTTTGGTGATTATCTTAAGATGGCTCAGGGATTCTTGAAGAAGTGA
- the LOC137736320 gene encoding nodulin-related protein 1-like: MDRHHGDEEDDQGEHRERKMGGAKEKGGKPSMGEVMSSAKIVAGAAKGEKYDKAEVCKAASTVLSAASTYGGFDEKEGMGSYIGKAEGLLRKYGGGGTEGEGGGHKTSHSSASESEESRKGKKKHTKKDDGEEEGGHGKFGGYLKMAQGFMKD, encoded by the coding sequence ATGGATCGGCATCATGGGGATGAAGAGGATGATCAGGGCGAACATCGTGAGCGGAAAATGGGAGGAGCGAAGGAGAAAGGCGGGAAGCCATCGATGGGGGAGGTGATGTCGAGCGCGAAAATTGTGGCGGGCGCGGCTAAAGGGGAGAAGTACGACAAAGCTGAGGTTTGCAAGGCTGCCAGCACCGTTCTAAGCGCTGCCTCCACATACGGTGGTTTCGACGAGAAGGAAGGCATGGGGAGTTACATCGGCAAGGCCGAAGGTTTGCTCCGCAAGTACGGCGGTGGTGGCACAGAGGGTGAGGGAGGTGGCCACAAAACTTCTCATTCTTCAGCTTCTGAGTCGGAGGAGAGCCGTAAAGGCAAGAAAAAGCACACTAAAAAGGATGACGGTGAGGAGGAGGGTGGGCATGGTAAATTTGGGGGCTATTTAAAGATGGCTCAAGGTTTCATGAAGGACTAA
- the LOC137736607 gene encoding uncharacterized protein — translation MWGFASNAITSVGLKRSSSEQSRVCLDSSDDEFCSNSSQEEGLECHICLESFNIVENVPHVLWCGHTLCRNCVLGLQWALVKLSSQKFKIPFFISCPWCHLLSLRLIYKGNLKFPRKNFFLLWMVESFNGDRLKFIPAISGENQLIGSPIASLAIGNQAANGNLRRNRSSCPSLSRHNRDDRGGPVERHQFSLHKSLDCFIHITSKFPLVILFLVIAFFAIPGSAIILAIYLLLTVVFAIPSVLLLYFAYPILERLVKEISS, via the coding sequence atGTGGGGTTTTGCTTCAAATGCTATCACAAGCGTTGGACTAAAACGAAGCTCATCAGAGCAGAGTCGGGTTTGCTTGGACTCCTCGGACGATGAATTCTGCTCGAATTCAAGCCAAGAGGAAGGGTTAGAATGCCATATATGCCTGGAATCTTTCAACATTGTCGAGAATGTGCCCCATGTCTTATGGTGCGGTCATACCCTGTGTAGAAACTGTGTCTTGGGGCTTCAATGGGCTCTCGTAAAATTATCCTCTCAAAAGTTTAAGATCCCATTTTTCATTTCTTGCCCTTGGTGCCACCTGTTGTCTTTGCGGCTGATTTATAAGGGTAATCTAAAGTTTCCTCGCAAGAATTTCTTCCTTCTATGGATGGTTGAGAGCTTTAATGGTGATAGGTTAAAGTTTATTCCTGCAATCAGTGGGGAAAATCAACTAATTGGTTCTCCAATAGCAAGTTTGGCTATTGGAAATCAAGCTGCCAACGGTAACCTGAGGAGGAACCGTTCTAGTTGTCCTTCACTTTCAAGGCATAACCGTGATGATAGGGGTGGCCCTGTGGAGCGGCATCAATTCTCGCTGCACAAGTCTTTGGATTGCTTCATTCACATTACATCCAAGTTCCCATTAGTCATATTGTTTCTCGTGATTGCATTTTTCGCAATACCTGGCAGTGCTATTATTTTGGCAATCTACTTGTTACTTACAGTTGTTTTTGCAATTCCGTCTGTCTTGTTATTGTACTTTGCATACCCGATTTTGGAAAGGCTGGTAAAGGAGATAAGCTCGTGA
- the LOC137736606 gene encoding remorin 1.4-like isoform X2, translated as MEVNQMRVRISGVGQEKTEESGSVYGRRIPPQKTESFKEKRKTQNWFQRRLSGQTSQDYDASNAMKHATAVGAAAFAIKSIEDSAISDKKKTGYERKPTTERIKSRKEETTISKPVSGSGRFSKIFSGSTKRTPEREDPHGKVPISIATTGKNPEKAVHPAPSIKKTPTFADKQSNSAGGVNPETAAPKPNLSTTTKPESPWNETRRPSSTGPGTTKTQADIWEETEIARLKERYEKINATIVAWEKKKKKKSTNHLHKIESEVERKRAKAVLKFGSEMETIKQIAEGARAKAEERHRKEVLKVKEKANAMRTTGKAPKTCFCV; from the exons ATGGAAGTTAACCAAATGAG GGTGAGAATTTCCGGCGTAGGACAAGAGAAGACTGAAGAGTCAGGCAGCGTCTACGGCCGAAGAATACCGCCGCAGAAAACTGAGTCTTTCAAAG AGAAAAGGAAGACCCAGAACTGGTTCCAGAGACGGCTCTCAGGACAAACGAGTCAGGATTATGATGCTAGCAATGCAATGAAGCATGCAACTGCGGTGGGAGCTGCTGCATTCGCCATCAAATCAATCGAAGATTCGGCCATCTCTGATAAGAAAAAGACGGGCTATGAGCGTAAACCAACTACCGAGAGGATCAAGAGCCGAAAGGAAGAAACAACAATTTCAAAGCCGGTGTCTGGAAGTGGAAGattttccaaaatattctcag GTTCGACGAAAAGGACTCCAGAACGAGAAGATCCACATGGCAAGGTACCAATAAGCATTGCCACAACCGGGAAGAACCCCGAAAAGGCCGTCCATCCTGCCCCATCTATCAAGAAAACTCCAACTTTTGCTGATAAACAGTCAAACAGCGCTGGCGGTGTAAACCCTGAAACTGCAGCGCCGAAACCCAATCTGTCCACAACTACGAAACCTGAAAGCCCTTGGAATGAAACCAGGAGACCGAGTTCAACAGGACCTGGAACAACGAAAACACAAGCAGATATTTGGGAGGAAACTGAGATCGCTAGACTTAAAGAAAG GTATGAGAAAATAAACGCCACAATAGTTGCatgggagaagaagaagaagaagaaaagcacAAACCATCTCCATAAAATAGAG AGTGAAGTAGAGCGAAAAAGAGCAAAAGCAGTACTAAAGTTCGGCAGCGAGATGGAAACTATCAAACAGATTGCAGAAGGAGCTAGGGCAAAGGCAGAGGAGAGACATAGGAAAGAAGTCTTGAAGGTGAAAGAAAAGGCAAATGCAATGAGAACAACAGGGAAAGCTCCTAAAACATGCTTCTGCGTGTAA
- the LOC137736606 gene encoding remorin 1.4-like isoform X1, which produces MEVNQMRVRISGVGQEKTEESGSVYGRRIPPQKTESFKEKRKTQNWFQRRLSGQTSQDYDASNAMKHATAVGAAAFAIKSIEDSAISDKKKTGYERKPTTERIKSRKEETTISKPVSGSGRFSKIFSGTGSTKRTPEREDPHGKVPISIATTGKNPEKAVHPAPSIKKTPTFADKQSNSAGGVNPETAAPKPNLSTTTKPESPWNETRRPSSTGPGTTKTQADIWEETEIARLKERYEKINATIVAWEKKKKKKSTNHLHKIESEVERKRAKAVLKFGSEMETIKQIAEGARAKAEERHRKEVLKVKEKANAMRTTGKAPKTCFCV; this is translated from the exons ATGGAAGTTAACCAAATGAG GGTGAGAATTTCCGGCGTAGGACAAGAGAAGACTGAAGAGTCAGGCAGCGTCTACGGCCGAAGAATACCGCCGCAGAAAACTGAGTCTTTCAAAG AGAAAAGGAAGACCCAGAACTGGTTCCAGAGACGGCTCTCAGGACAAACGAGTCAGGATTATGATGCTAGCAATGCAATGAAGCATGCAACTGCGGTGGGAGCTGCTGCATTCGCCATCAAATCAATCGAAGATTCGGCCATCTCTGATAAGAAAAAGACGGGCTATGAGCGTAAACCAACTACCGAGAGGATCAAGAGCCGAAAGGAAGAAACAACAATTTCAAAGCCGGTGTCTGGAAGTGGAAGattttccaaaatattctcag GTACAGGTTCGACGAAAAGGACTCCAGAACGAGAAGATCCACATGGCAAGGTACCAATAAGCATTGCCACAACCGGGAAGAACCCCGAAAAGGCCGTCCATCCTGCCCCATCTATCAAGAAAACTCCAACTTTTGCTGATAAACAGTCAAACAGCGCTGGCGGTGTAAACCCTGAAACTGCAGCGCCGAAACCCAATCTGTCCACAACTACGAAACCTGAAAGCCCTTGGAATGAAACCAGGAGACCGAGTTCAACAGGACCTGGAACAACGAAAACACAAGCAGATATTTGGGAGGAAACTGAGATCGCTAGACTTAAAGAAAG GTATGAGAAAATAAACGCCACAATAGTTGCatgggagaagaagaagaagaagaaaagcacAAACCATCTCCATAAAATAGAG AGTGAAGTAGAGCGAAAAAGAGCAAAAGCAGTACTAAAGTTCGGCAGCGAGATGGAAACTATCAAACAGATTGCAGAAGGAGCTAGGGCAAAGGCAGAGGAGAGACATAGGAAAGAAGTCTTGAAGGTGAAAGAAAAGGCAAATGCAATGAGAACAACAGGGAAAGCTCCTAAAACATGCTTCTGCGTGTAA